One window of Deltaproteobacteria bacterium genomic DNA carries:
- a CDS encoding methyltransferase — MRSKLAYKNINGNTPYPKIWEWLEKGQDLSIEDTWPTALTIHSWLKRKALTQYKVDDYTSERKFKKFWVEFLSHLLIPIENHKIKLKKAPTIGWLEKFYPQKELFFLPIKQVLGLNGSWQWYQRGIQYPMLPFKLHPYYNVYFPTRIEHLELLDQFLGKGNFKGKIALDAGCGCGVLGFILQQHGLAKIYATDINPFAIQGLEDEIERLDLKNKIIPKLTNALDLDIETAADLIVINPPWLRIEPNSLLDEGSYHSENYLEQIFSTVPTKLKAGGDLVILFSNLGELLGLTGHNPIAKLAQQYNFNLITKITTARKRLAKKNPYSWWNDVLKKEEIQLWHFKFYSSP, encoded by the coding sequence ATGAGATCAAAACTTGCTTATAAAAATATTAACGGTAATACCCCCTACCCTAAAATTTGGGAGTGGTTGGAAAAAGGCCAAGACTTAAGCATTGAAGACACTTGGCCGACGGCCTTAACGATTCACTCCTGGCTTAAACGAAAAGCGTTAACTCAATATAAAGTCGATGATTATACGAGTGAGCGTAAGTTTAAAAAATTTTGGGTGGAATTTTTATCTCATTTGCTCATCCCCATTGAGAATCATAAGATCAAATTAAAAAAGGCCCCCACCATTGGTTGGTTAGAAAAATTTTATCCTCAAAAAGAATTATTTTTTCTACCGATTAAACAGGTTTTGGGGTTGAATGGTTCTTGGCAATGGTATCAACGGGGCATTCAGTACCCCATGCTACCTTTTAAACTGCACCCTTATTATAATGTTTATTTTCCAACTCGGATTGAACACCTCGAATTATTGGATCAATTTTTAGGTAAAGGTAATTTTAAAGGCAAGATCGCGCTTGATGCCGGCTGCGGGTGCGGGGTGTTAGGTTTTATTTTGCAACAACATGGCCTGGCTAAGATTTATGCAACAGATATTAATCCCTTTGCTATTCAAGGGCTTGAAGATGAAATTGAACGATTAGATTTAAAAAATAAAATTATTCCTAAATTAACCAACGCCTTGGATTTGGATATTGAAACTGCTGCGGATCTTATTGTGATTAATCCACCTTGGCTACGCATCGAGCCTAATTCGTTATTAGACGAAGGTTCTTATCATAGCGAAAATTATCTTGAACAAATTTTCAGCACTGTGCCCACGAAATTAAAGGCAGGTGGAGATTTAGTGATTTTATTTTCGAATTTGGGGGAATTGTTGGGTTTAACCGGTCATAATCCCATTGCAAAGCTGGCTCAACAATACAATTTTAATTTAATTACAAAAATAACCACTGCCCGCAAACGATTGGCAAAAAAAAATCCCTACTCATGGTGGAACGATGTATTGAAAAAAGAAGAAATTCAATTATGGCATTTTAAATTTTACTCCTCACCGTGA
- a CDS encoding type II toxin-antitoxin system Phd/YefM family antitoxin: MVLTTSKLRENIYRFLDQVLKTGQPLEIERKGRRLKIVPVKPAGKLNNLPSRSIVSGSPESIVHIDWSKEWKPKIK, translated from the coding sequence ATGGTTCTTACTACCTCAAAATTAAGAGAAAATATCTATCGCTTTTTAGATCAAGTGTTGAAAACAGGCCAACCTCTTGAAATTGAGCGCAAAGGAAGGCGTTTAAAAATAGTCCCTGTTAAACCCGCTGGTAAACTTAATAATCTGCCATCCCGTTCAATTGTTTCGGGAAGTCCTGAAAGTATTGTTCATATCGATTGGTCGAAAGAATGGAAGCCAAAAATAAAGTAA
- a CDS encoding PIN domain-containing protein — protein sequence MEAKNKVIYLDTHVLIWLYEGKIDLIPKPAQLKIEESEIFISPMVELELQYLFEIGKIKEQAKNIIIDLQARIGIDYCKQPFPQIIIQALLEDWTRDPFDRIIVSQAKLSNALLLSKDKLILKNYKQAFWN from the coding sequence ATGGAAGCCAAAAATAAAGTAATCTACCTGGATACACATGTATTAATTTGGCTTTATGAAGGCAAGATTGATCTTATCCCTAAACCTGCCCAACTTAAAATTGAAGAAAGTGAAATATTTATTTCCCCCATGGTTGAGTTAGAACTCCAATATCTTTTTGAAATAGGGAAGATCAAAGAACAGGCGAAAAATATCATTATAGATTTGCAAGCTAGAATAGGCATCGATTATTGCAAACAACCTTTCCCCCAAATTATTATTCAAGCTTTATTAGAAGATTGGACGCGAGATCCTTTTGATCGAATCATTGTTAGCCAAGCCAAACTAAGCAACGCATTACTATTGTCTAAAGATAAGCTGATTTTAAAAAATTACAAACAAGCCTTCTGGAACTAA
- a CDS encoding DUF2231 domain-containing protein, with translation MEQLARFHFQTVHFPIALSFTALFLIVVGLLSKKEKFFISGRIILYLATLGALVAMTTGLMAEEYLPHSHAGEIRAIMEWHETLGITIVVSLVVISLLAFLESRKPSQTIKTFISILLIVLVGAVGFTGYLGGRLGHEFGVGIKKEQPAQQPIEQPVDKHEGHEHHDHSH, from the coding sequence GTGGAACAATTAGCCCGATTTCATTTTCAAACGGTTCATTTCCCGATTGCCTTAAGTTTTACGGCCTTATTTTTGATCGTCGTTGGCTTGTTAAGTAAAAAAGAAAAATTTTTTATTTCAGGGAGAATTATTCTTTACCTAGCCACGTTAGGTGCGCTGGTAGCCATGACCACTGGTCTTATGGCCGAAGAATATTTACCGCACTCGCATGCTGGGGAGATCCGTGCGATTATGGAATGGCATGAAACCTTGGGGATCACAATTGTGGTGAGCTTGGTAGTTATTTCGCTACTTGCTTTTTTAGAAAGTCGCAAACCTTCACAAACTATAAAAACATTTATTAGTATTTTGCTCATTGTTTTAGTGGGTGCGGTAGGTTTTACGGGTTATTTAGGTGGGCGTTTGGGCCACGAATTTGGCGTTGGCATTAAAAAGGAACAACCTGCGCAACAACCTATTGAACAACCCGTCGATAAACATGAAGGTCACGAGCATCATGATCATTCCCATTAA
- a CDS encoding AAA family ATPase: MENYLKIAQEEEQRWQDAYDSIVQAAKLTTRYADEDFKEAKRLTQELVNTRREEDQLQIISDEAVAHGLSRLREGQLNKLELLLEQPYFARLECEENGKRFSFYLGMASFPKKRIIDWREAPIAKLYYEYNEGDDYSDEIAGLYREGQIVVRRGFKGKGRELYLVECPQGQIIKQNGEWKYHPYQVDSQGSRIRSRGQGQPHYLPPILSLITADQYAMITSEVDKPLLIEGIAGSGKTTVALHRLAWLLHHKNSRAKANRCFVLVFNQILKLYIKECLPELGLKDVKVLTYSEWVHERLREARISLPNHLHSQQELTQTLWTAYEQGKLGVTADHLVVDEIQDLSPQALQVLTQAVASNHCLTLVGDFGQQIIEGGKLHSFKEVVDTLKLNHKHLVELRLSFRSTKQILELAQHVRHDGQLPEEASQGVFVGPEPEFIQLESEQDYIFAIQDWIVDMKQHYPHSHSAILCRTPKDARNVFQNLQNLGTSGLRLGEEHSFSFEPGITVTSIEHVKGLEFRNVLITNPSDEHYRGNSRLDRNLLYVAITRAEEHLDFLLKDQPTPLLPVDHWHTKTIKRENQEELEWLENWAQEKD; the protein is encoded by the coding sequence ATGGAAAATTATTTAAAAATTGCACAAGAAGAAGAACAACGCTGGCAAGACGCCTATGACAGCATCGTCCAGGCAGCCAAGCTCACCACGCGCTATGCCGATGAAGACTTTAAAGAGGCCAAAAGACTAACGCAAGAGTTAGTCAATACGCGGCGCGAAGAAGATCAACTACAGATTATTAGTGATGAAGCGGTGGCTCACGGTTTATCCCGCTTGCGGGAAGGCCAACTAAATAAACTCGAATTGTTATTGGAACAACCCTATTTTGCTAGGTTAGAATGCGAAGAAAATGGCAAACGATTTTCTTTTTATTTAGGAATGGCGAGTTTTCCAAAAAAACGCATTATCGATTGGCGTGAGGCCCCCATTGCAAAACTGTATTACGAATATAATGAGGGTGATGATTATAGCGACGAAATTGCTGGCCTCTACCGAGAAGGCCAAATCGTCGTGCGGCGTGGTTTTAAAGGCAAAGGCCGCGAGCTTTATCTTGTCGAATGCCCGCAAGGGCAAATCATTAAACAAAATGGCGAATGGAAGTATCACCCCTATCAGGTGGATAGCCAGGGGAGCCGCATCCGTAGCCGCGGCCAGGGACAACCCCATTATTTACCCCCTATTCTCTCCCTCATCACGGCCGATCAATATGCCATGATCACCAGCGAAGTTGACAAACCCCTATTGATTGAGGGGATTGCAGGTAGCGGCAAAACCACGGTGGCACTGCATCGTCTGGCTTGGCTCTTACATCATAAAAATAGCCGAGCCAAAGCTAACCGTTGTTTTGTGTTGGTGTTTAACCAAATTCTCAAACTTTATATCAAAGAATGTCTACCTGAATTAGGCTTAAAAGACGTTAAGGTTTTAACCTACAGCGAATGGGTTCATGAGCGATTACGTGAGGCCAGGATTTCTCTGCCCAACCATCTGCACTCTCAACAAGAATTAACTCAAACGCTGTGGACAGCCTATGAACAAGGCAAGCTAGGGGTAACCGCTGATCATTTGGTGGTTGATGAAATTCAAGATTTAAGTCCACAGGCCTTGCAAGTGCTCACTCAAGCCGTAGCATCGAACCATTGCCTCACCCTGGTGGGAGATTTTGGCCAACAAATTATTGAAGGTGGCAAGTTGCATAGTTTCAAAGAGGTGGTTGACACCTTGAAACTCAACCACAAGCATTTGGTAGAACTTCGTTTGAGTTTTCGTTCCACTAAACAAATTTTAGAACTGGCACAGCATGTGCGACACGATGGCCAATTACCCGAAGAGGCAAGTCAGGGTGTATTTGTAGGCCCTGAACCCGAATTTATCCAACTTGAATCTGAACAAGATTATATTTTTGCTATTCAAGATTGGATTGTCGACATGAAGCAGCATTATCCCCACAGCCATAGTGCTATTTTATGCCGCACGCCTAAAGATGCTCGTAATGTTTTTCAAAATCTACAAAACTTGGGGACCTCAGGCCTGCGCCTCGGTGAAGAACATAGCTTTTCCTTTGAACCTGGGATCACGGTAACCTCGATTGAGCATGTTAAGGGCTTAGAGTTTCGTAATGTGCTTATTACCAATCCATCCGATGAACACTATCGTGGCAACTCACGGCTTGACCGCAATCTGCTTTATGTTGCCATCACTCGCGCCGAAGAACATTTAGATTTCTTATTGAAAGACCAACCTACCCCCTTATTACCCGTGGATCACTGGCACACCAAGACGATCAAAAGAGAAAATCAAGAAGAACTAGAATGGCTGGAAAATTGGGCGCAGGAAAAAGATTAA
- a CDS encoding M2 family metallopeptidase: MNLENTFIKKIENEFLELHRKREDYFWNTYMGITDQQSELVAAEKALQEFKTNSAFLLEARSIAQQTPSQNPETLIIKGWLRFFEKNVLESETARKLLHEIIDFETKIQTEKRNLVSGYHDPKSGEFKEASSNVLAMMVGTEKDEVLRKAAYEGLLAIEDFVLKSGYLELISLRNRFAQSLGYADFMEYKCQYAEDMSKQETFKLIKEVYEGVWPIWQKSLQGIVDKFGKGILYPWNFRYQTTGDLSHEIDPYFPFARAIEVWVQSFEALGVDYQGATLTLDLLDRKGKYENGFMHGPEPSYFQKEKWHPARINFTANAKPNQIGSGFRAINTLFHEGGHAAHFSNIKMPSPVFSQEYPPTSMALAETQSMFMDALVSDGHWQVRYSKNQQGQSIPIGLIEKSIRLNHPLLPNGVLSLLVVSEFEKCVYEMPPADLTPNNLKTLGRDIERKIFGMASARPLLTIPHLLSFDSSATYHGYLFAMFGVAQTRKFFFDKFETIADNPNVAPLLMKYYWNPGNSQTFKEIIQSLTGKPISATALIENTILPLEKRLQQSQKRIQLIEKQPTPNWRGSLNCQIKLVHGAELIADNKSGNSSLAKQFEAWISKGHF; the protein is encoded by the coding sequence ATGAATTTAGAAAATACGTTTATTAAAAAAATTGAAAATGAATTCCTGGAGTTACACCGTAAGCGGGAGGACTATTTTTGGAACACCTACATGGGGATCACCGATCAACAATCAGAATTGGTCGCTGCTGAAAAAGCCCTGCAAGAGTTTAAAACCAACAGCGCCTTTTTGCTAGAAGCCCGCTCGATTGCACAACAAACCCCTTCGCAAAATCCCGAAACCCTTATTATAAAGGGATGGTTAAGATTTTTTGAAAAAAATGTTCTCGAATCTGAAACAGCTCGTAAGCTCCTTCATGAAATTATTGACTTTGAAACAAAGATTCAAACTGAAAAACGTAATTTAGTTTCAGGTTACCACGATCCAAAATCAGGAGAGTTTAAAGAGGCCTCTAGCAACGTATTGGCCATGATGGTGGGAACTGAAAAGGATGAGGTCTTACGGAAAGCCGCCTATGAAGGATTGTTAGCAATCGAAGATTTCGTTTTAAAATCGGGTTATCTTGAATTGATCAGCCTACGCAATCGTTTTGCTCAAAGCTTGGGCTATGCTGATTTCATGGAATACAAATGCCAATACGCCGAAGACATGAGCAAACAAGAAACCTTTAAACTCATCAAAGAAGTTTATGAAGGCGTGTGGCCAATATGGCAGAAGAGTTTACAGGGCATCGTGGATAAATTTGGTAAGGGGATTTTATACCCCTGGAACTTTCGCTATCAAACCACAGGCGATTTAAGTCACGAAATTGATCCTTATTTTCCTTTTGCCCGAGCCATTGAAGTTTGGGTTCAATCTTTTGAGGCATTAGGAGTTGATTATCAAGGTGCCACCCTCACCCTTGATTTATTAGATCGTAAAGGAAAATACGAAAATGGATTTATGCACGGGCCTGAACCCTCTTATTTTCAAAAAGAAAAATGGCACCCGGCTAGAATCAACTTCACCGCCAACGCCAAACCCAACCAAATAGGCAGTGGGTTTCGCGCCATCAATACGCTTTTTCATGAAGGGGGACACGCAGCCCACTTTAGCAATATTAAAATGCCCTCCCCTGTGTTCAGCCAAGAATATCCGCCAACTTCGATGGCCTTAGCAGAAACGCAATCGATGTTCATGGATGCATTGGTGAGTGATGGCCATTGGCAAGTACGTTATTCGAAAAACCAACAAGGCCAATCTATCCCCATTGGGCTTATTGAAAAATCAATTCGGCTCAATCACCCCCTGCTTCCTAATGGAGTGCTTTCGCTTTTAGTGGTCTCGGAATTTGAAAAATGTGTTTATGAAATGCCGCCCGCTGATTTAACACCTAACAATCTTAAAACCTTAGGCCGAGATATTGAACGAAAAATTTTTGGCATGGCTAGTGCCCGACCGCTTTTAACCATCCCTCATTTATTAAGCTTTGATTCTTCGGCCACCTACCACGGTTATCTTTTTGCCATGTTTGGTGTTGCTCAAACTCGCAAATTCTTTTTTGATAAATTTGAAACGATCGCCGACAACCCTAACGTCGCTCCCTTACTCATGAAGTATTATTGGAACCCCGGCAATAGCCAAACTTTTAAAGAAATTATTCAAAGCCTGACTGGCAAACCCATTTCGGCCACGGCACTCATTGAAAATACTATTTTACCTCTAGAAAAACGCTTACAACAATCTCAAAAACGCATCCAACTCATTGAAAAACAACCTACTCCCAACTGGCGTGGGTCTTTAAATTGTCAAATCAAACTAGTTCATGGCGCAGAGCTGATTGCCGATAATAAGTCGGGGAATTCAAGCCTAGCAAAACAATTCGAGGCCTGGATTTCGAAAGGTCATTTTTGA